The proteins below come from a single Sorghum bicolor cultivar BTx623 chromosome 4, Sorghum_bicolor_NCBIv3, whole genome shotgun sequence genomic window:
- the LOC8075721 gene encoding DCN1-like protein 2 has protein sequence MHKLGRGSRDKVQQFMAITGASEKAALQALKASDWHLEGAFDVFYSQPQIAVANTRHLEELYNRYKEPDADMIMVEGISQLCNDLQVDPQDIVMLVISWHMKASTMCEFTRQEFIGGLQSIGVDSIEKLREKLPSLRAELKDDQKFREIYNFAFAWAREKGQKSLALETAIGMWRLLIAERNWSLIDHWCQFLQVRHNKAISRDTWTQLLEFVKTIDPQLTNYDEEGAWPYLIDEFVDYLKEKGLVQHRR, from the exons ATG CATAAGCTTGGTAGAGGAAGCCGGGATAAGGTGCAGCAATTCATGGCAATAACCGGCGCAAG TGAGAAGGCTGCGCTTCAGGCTCTTAAAGCTAGTGATTGGCACTTGGAAGGAGCTTTTGATGTTTTCTACAGCCAACCACAAATTGCTGTTGCTAATACTCGACATCTGGAAGAGCTCTACAACAGATATAAAG AACCGGATGCTGATATGATAATGGTGGAAGGCATATCACAGCTCTGCAATGATTTACAg GTGGATCCTCAGGATATTGTTATG CTTGTCATATCGTGGCATATGAAAGCTTCCACTATGTGTGAGTTCACTCGCCAGGAGTTCATTGGTGGACTGCAGTCAATAGG AGTGGATTCAATAGAGAAGCTTCGCGAGAAGTTACCTTCATTGCGAGCTGAGCTTAAAGATGATC AGAAGTTCCGTGAAATATACAACTTTGCATTTGCCTGGGCAAGGGAAAAG GGCCAGAAATCTCTCGCATTGGAGACTGCTATTGGCATGTGGCGGTTGCTAATTGCTGAAAGGAACTGGTCTCTGATTGACCACTGGTGCCAGTTTCTACAG GTAAGGCACAATAAAGCAATCTCCAGGGATACATGGACGCAGTTATTGGAGTTTGTGAAG ACAATCGATCCTCAGCTAACCAACTATGACGAAGAAGGTGCTTGGCCCTACCTAATCGATGAATTTGTGGACTACTTGAAAGAGAAAGGGCTTGTCCAGCATAGAAGGTGA